A window of Hordeum vulgare subsp. vulgare chromosome 5H, MorexV3_pseudomolecules_assembly, whole genome shotgun sequence genomic DNA:
cgagagcctcattggccaaccggcgggtcccacaggcaatcgagaccatgcagccggcgggccccccatcgacaagacaagacccttgtgggcccctggccaagcGGCGAAGCTGCTAGccaggtcccacacttgtaccctttatccatattgtaggtcggcgggttcgtctataaaaccccccggtcgccctccatgcaagggggccgatccttcaccagtcattcaacacaacacattcaccaaccacagagagtgaggtagagacgagccggctgctcccctcttcctcctcccaacacagctccaggagcgacattgtactctgttcctatacatcaaacactccggcaggattaggggtattatctctacggagagccctgaacctgggtacatcgtgcgtcacatgcgtgtaccaacctcgttcccagcgcccacctttgttccttcggttctcaccgactttagcctacctatggcatatgttgtgagtattcaccgacaacgaGCTATTGCATATGGAAGATACAGAGTTCTATATCTTGGGGTTTCAAAAAATGAGGGAGATGGTAGCCATTGCAGCTTGGTACTTGTGGTTCGAACATCGTAAAGTTTACCATGAAGAAGAAATTCAAACATCTACTCGGATCGCCCTAGCTGTACGCGGACTGGCGGCGAATTTCAGTATCGCATGTTCACCAAAAGCCAAAATTCGGTCTGGAGTTTGGGAAAAGCCACCAAAGGGATACATGAAATTAAAAGTTGATGCGGGGTTTGATCAAGATCTACTTGAAGGATCCGTGGGGGCAGTCATTTGCGATCAGAGTGGACAATTCATTGCGGCGGCGAACGAAAAAATAGGCATTTGTTTTGATTCTTTCACAACAGAGGCTCTGGCCGTCAGGTTTGGACTGAACCTTGCAAGAACTGTCAGATGTAGCAGGATCGTGGTAAACTCAGACAGTTTGGAGATTGTGGAAGCCCTAGAAGACGACAATTCTTCTTCAGTTGCTTCTGCAACTAGTGACGGTTGTTTCTTCATTTCCTGTGATTTCAACCATCTTATTTATGATCATTGTATTAGAGAGAGTAATAAAGTAATCCATGAACTTTCTAGTCTAGTTAAGTTTTCTCCTCCTAGTTGTTAGTTGGATTATGCGCCTCCTGAGGTGCTCTCATTACTTGTAAATGATACCACTATTCTCGTATCTGAATAAAGGAGGAGAAAGTTCTGTCAAAAAATCTAtcatataattattatttttaaattgATTTTTTCTAATATATTTTTTATGAGCGGGAGCAGATGAGCGAGCAGAGTTGAATTATCGGCTTGAAACTGCCAACTCTGGGCGTTTTTTTGCTTTGAGTGGATCGTGTACGTCTGATGTCGAATGAACGGCAGATTGCTCGGTGGCTAAGCTCTCAAAGTCGCTGAAGCTCTGAGTCCGAGCGAAGCACCCTCGGCCGGCGAGTCAAACTCAACCATGGAGCCCGGCGGCGCAGGCGAGGTGCGGCACTGGAGCGCTGAAGTCAACGGCGTCTCCCTCCACGTCGCCGAGCAGGGCCCCGCCGCCGGCCCGGCGGTGCTCCTCCTCCACGGCTTCCCGGAGCTCTGGCTCTCCTGGCGCCACCAGATGGCCGCTCTCGCCGCCCGCGGCTTCCGCGCCCTCGCCCCCGACCTCCGCGGCTACGGCGACTCCGACGCCCCGGCAGACCCCGCCGCCTACACCATGCTCCACGTCGTCGGCGACGTCGTCgcgctcctcgaccacctccgccTCCCCAAGGTGCGTAGCTCTtggttcctccttcttccttggccgCCGTGACCGCGAGTGACGCGCTGAGACCGGCGGCGGCGCAGGTGCTGGTGGCGGGGCACGACTGGGGCGCGCAGGTGGCGTGGCACCTCTGCCTGTTCCGGCCGGACCGGGTGCGCGCCGTCGTCGCGCTGGGGATCCCGTTCTTCCCCCGCTCCCCTCGTCCGATGGCGGATATGTTCGCCGCGCGCGGCGATGGGTTCTACATCACGCAGTTCCAGGTGCTGTGATCCCTGTCCCAGGTGTATTCTCACTTGATTTCAGCATTCATTCTTCTTCTTGCCAGTTCCCAATGCCATGGGGGACATGATACGGCATGTAAGCAGTGAATTTGGTTGTGTGAAATGGCAATTAATCACATACAAACTGAAGCAAATGTTCCAAGGAAAAAATTTAAAGCAGATTATGATACGAGGGGGCTAATTGGTTGATGGATCTTTGAACTTCTATGCCGAAGaagcatactccctccgttcacaaatGCTACAATGTTTTGGATATTTcagtatgaactacatacggactgAAATGAatgaacaaacacactaaaatgTGTGTACATCCAATTCAGAAAAAATTAGAACATCTTACGTTTGTGAACGGAGGGAGTGGTATATTTAACTAAATTATGATCAAATTGTTTTCTCGAAAGTAGAACAAATACATTGTCTGTTACATTTCAGAAAAGTAAGATTCTATAATCAGGACACAAATGGTAAGTTGGCCTTCATTTGTGCCAAAATTACAGTTTATCTTTAAGGCCCAGGATGCCACCAAGATGGGATAGGCATTTCTTTGCCTTGTAGATGTAGTCATGATCTGTAAATAACTCTGTAAATATTGCAAAACTACCAACTTGGTCTTATTTGAAGCCCATGCCTGCAGGAGCCTGGAAGAGCTGAAAAGGCATTTGCTCGGTACGACGTCGCAACTGTCCTAAAGAAGTTCTACTCCATTGAATTAGATGACCTTGCTGCTCCTCCTGGAGTAGAGATCATAGATTTTTTCGAGGCATCATCATCCCCACTTCCTTGGATGTCCGAGGAAGAACTGGGGCAGTATGCCGAGAAGTTTCAGAAGTCTGGCTTCACAGGACCCCTCAACTACTACCGTAACATGGACATGTAAACTTCATTACTTATATTCTTCCTATGGTTCCATTTTATGTAACTCATACGCACAAATCCACGTCAAACACAGGAACTGGAGGCTTACTGCACCGTGGCATGGGGCAAAGATCACGGTGCCTGCAAAATTCATCGGGGGTGAGAAGGACATCGGGGTCGAGTCCTTCGGAGTTAAGAGCTACATCAAAAGCGGGGGTTTCAAGTCCaatgttccagaccttgaggtatCCATCATTGAAGGCCACCATTTCCTCCAGCAAGAGCAGGCCGAGAGGGTGAACTCTGAGATACTGTCCTTCCTGGACAAGTTTTCTGGCGAGGAAGCGCATAACTAAGAACTAAGCTGGTGAGGAGGCGCATAACTGAGAACTGAGTAAAAGGATAGTGTAATGAGCTGGTTTTACATTGTAAAAGTTGTCTTTTTCTAAACTGAAATACAAAGCTG
This region includes:
- the LOC123397602 gene encoding epoxide hydrolase A, yielding MEPGGAGEVRHWSAEVNGVSLHVAEQGPAAGPAVLLLHGFPELWLSWRHQMAALAARGFRALAPDLRGYGDSDAPADPAAYTMLHVVGDVVALLDHLRLPKVLVAGHDWGAQVAWHLCLFRPDRVRAVVALGIPFFPRSPRPMADMFAARGDGFYITQFQEPGRAEKAFARYDVATVLKKFYSIELDDLAAPPGVEIIDFFEASSSPLPWMSEEELGQYAEKFQKSGFTGPLNYYRNMDMNWRLTAPWHGAKITVPAKFIGGEKDIGVESFGVKSYIKSGGFKSNVPDLEVSIIEGHHFLQQEQAERVNSEILSFLDKFSGEEAHN